One region of Halomonas huangheensis genomic DNA includes:
- a CDS encoding ABC transporter substrate-binding protein — translation MTDGPLGTFWDREVDVVGMNAGLARTGQGGASSPWLAGIRGSSRGWRRGCRSLLLGLGLLGPGLGAGPGLLAPVAYAADAPPRLVVLTSFSEQVSQELADAYLRESPGVTLAFIHKKTSAALNHLERDLGPTPDLVMASALDAFGWMAERDLLVPAGALVAQMAPHIEPSLEPYCVPFARAGYGLMWHRGYLELHGLNPPSGWEALLEPGFTGQVAMSSPARSGTTHVIVESLLQARGWEPGWAYLMTLGGRLATVTARSFGVPIGIQRERFGVGLVVDALAAPAIVVDADIGFTYPVPVTVLPVCAALVRGGAELDEARRFLRFLTSPSGQRVLASPSLGRYPIDPVVTTGIPDHPLTHLVPGQVRLAYDAELSRRRYGLVNALFDHLVTYRLDRLREFWVRHDELAVQLASRSESGMDTEASTRDRSDLARARELATRVPFAAERLADAELLAQFSRHQPGLMAGAVQREEEAAWRERLDTDLEAARALLEALAARLGVSTSVGAAP, via the coding sequence GTGACCGACGGACCGCTCGGGACGTTCTGGGATCGGGAGGTGGATGTGGTGGGGATGAACGCAGGGCTGGCGCGCACTGGTCAAGGTGGGGCATCGAGCCCGTGGCTGGCCGGCATCCGTGGCTCATCGCGGGGCTGGCGACGCGGATGCCGATCACTGTTGCTGGGGTTGGGGCTACTAGGGCCAGGACTGGGAGCAGGACCAGGGCTGTTGGCACCGGTGGCCTATGCCGCTGATGCTCCTCCACGCCTGGTGGTGCTGACATCGTTTTCGGAGCAGGTCAGTCAGGAACTGGCCGACGCCTATCTCCGCGAGTCTCCCGGCGTCACGCTTGCGTTCATTCACAAGAAGACCAGCGCCGCGCTCAATCACCTCGAAAGGGACTTGGGGCCGACGCCTGACCTGGTGATGGCCAGTGCCCTCGATGCCTTCGGCTGGATGGCCGAACGTGACCTGCTGGTACCAGCGGGGGCCCTGGTCGCTCAAATGGCTCCCCACATTGAGCCGTCGCTAGAGCCTTACTGTGTACCCTTCGCCCGCGCAGGCTATGGCTTGATGTGGCATCGAGGCTACCTCGAGCTCCATGGCTTGAACCCGCCGAGTGGCTGGGAGGCGTTGCTCGAACCAGGTTTTACCGGCCAGGTTGCGATGTCATCACCGGCCCGTTCAGGTACCACCCATGTGATTGTCGAGTCGCTGCTCCAGGCCCGCGGCTGGGAGCCGGGCTGGGCCTATTTGATGACGCTGGGAGGGCGGCTGGCCACGGTGACAGCCCGCAGCTTTGGGGTGCCCATCGGCATCCAGCGAGAGCGTTTCGGTGTTGGCCTGGTGGTGGATGCGCTCGCCGCTCCGGCCATCGTCGTTGACGCCGACATCGGCTTTACCTATCCCGTACCGGTCACGGTTCTTCCGGTGTGTGCCGCCCTGGTGCGTGGCGGTGCCGAACTCGACGAGGCGCGACGATTCCTGCGCTTCTTGACGTCGCCGTCCGGTCAGCGCGTACTGGCTTCGCCGTCACTTGGGCGTTATCCCATCGACCCTGTGGTGACGACCGGTATACCTGACCATCCGTTGACGCATCTTGTACCGGGCCAGGTGCGCCTCGCCTACGACGCCGAGCTATCGCGTCGACGCTACGGTCTGGTCAATGCTCTGTTCGATCACCTGGTGACCTACCGACTGGATCGTCTACGCGAGTTCTGGGTGCGGCATGATGAGCTGGCGGTCCAGCTAGCGTCGAGATCGGAAAGCGGCATGGACACTGAGGCTTCCACCCGAGATCGCTCCGATCTGGCCAGGGCCAGAGAACTCGCCACCCGCGTACCGTTCGCCGCCGAGCGCCTCGCCGATGCCGAGCTTCTGGCGCAGTTCAGTCGCCATCAGCCCGGATTGATGGCAGGAGCAGTGCAGCGCGAAGAAGAAGCGGCCTGGCGAGAGCGGCTCGATACCGATCTTGAGGCGGCACGCGCCTTGCTGGAAGCGCTGGCTGCCCGGCTTGGGGTATCCACCAGTGTAGGTGCAGCACCGTGA
- the lpxD gene encoding UDP-3-O-(3-hydroxymyristoyl)glucosamine N-acyltransferase, translating to MKDTRTHLTLTEIAERLGARLEGDGDRRVTGLATLKDAGPDQVSFLANRAYLKDLPATRAAAVILVADHAEACPVTALVLDNPYLGYAELSRMLDPLADAHRPGVHPTAVVADDAVLGHDVSIGPHVVVESGVVLGDRVVIGANSVIGADSQLGNDCFLHANVTLYHGVLVGERAILHSGSVIGGDGFGFAHDGAGWHKIAQLGGARLGNDVEVGSCSSIDRGALGDTVIGNDVKIDSQVQIAHNVQIGDHSALAGCVGIAGSTRVGRHCMLGGGVGLSGHLTICDGVQVTGMSLVTNSILEPGVYSSGTGAMENSQWRRNAVRFKQLDSIARRLGRLEKRGEGEV from the coding sequence ATGAAAGATACACGAACACACCTGACTCTTACCGAGATTGCTGAGCGCCTGGGCGCACGCCTGGAAGGCGACGGCGATCGCCGCGTAACGGGATTGGCAACTCTCAAGGATGCTGGTCCTGACCAGGTTTCCTTTCTGGCCAACCGCGCCTATCTGAAGGATCTGCCGGCCACCCGTGCCGCAGCCGTTATTCTGGTGGCTGATCATGCAGAGGCCTGTCCGGTAACGGCTCTGGTCCTGGATAATCCCTACCTTGGGTATGCCGAGCTGTCACGCATGCTTGACCCGCTGGCGGATGCGCATCGCCCCGGCGTACATCCGACAGCAGTGGTCGCTGATGATGCGGTACTGGGTCACGATGTCAGCATTGGCCCCCACGTGGTAGTGGAGTCCGGAGTCGTGCTGGGCGATCGCGTGGTGATTGGTGCCAACTCTGTGATCGGAGCCGACAGCCAGTTAGGTAATGACTGCTTCCTGCATGCCAATGTCACTCTGTACCACGGAGTACTGGTTGGTGAACGGGCCATCCTGCATAGCGGCAGTGTGATCGGTGGTGATGGCTTTGGCTTCGCTCATGATGGTGCTGGTTGGCACAAGATTGCCCAACTGGGGGGCGCAAGGCTGGGCAACGATGTCGAAGTCGGCAGCTGCTCCAGTATTGATCGCGGTGCCCTCGGAGATACCGTGATCGGCAATGACGTCAAGATCGACAGTCAGGTGCAGATTGCCCACAACGTACAGATCGGTGACCACAGCGCGCTTGCCGGTTGTGTCGGCATTGCCGGCTCCACCAGAGTGGGGCGGCATTGCATGCTTGGTGGCGGTGTCGGGCTGTCCGGGCACTTGACCATCTGTGATGGTGTTCAGGTCACGGGTATGAGTCTGGTTACCAACTCGATACTTGAGCCAGGCGTTTACTCGTCGGGTACTGGAGCCATGGAGAACAGTCAGTGGCGCCGCAATGCCGTACGCTTCAAGCAGCTTGACAGCATTGCACGGCGTCTCGGCCGCCTGGAAAAACGCGGTGAAGGTGAAGTTTGA
- the fabZ gene encoding 3-hydroxyacyl-ACP dehydratase FabZ translates to MVMDINEIREYLPHRYPFLLVDRVMELTLGESIVAYKNVSINEPFFNGHFPHHPIMPGVLVVEALAQACGILGFKTVNKLPADGYVYYLVGSDNVRFKRPVMPGDRLELRAQVEREKRGIWKFKCQASIDGELAVEADITCAERKVA, encoded by the coding sequence ATGGTCATGGACATCAATGAAATTCGCGAATACCTGCCCCACCGCTATCCTTTTCTGTTGGTGGATCGGGTCATGGAACTGACCCTTGGCGAATCCATCGTTGCCTACAAGAACGTCAGCATCAATGAGCCATTCTTCAATGGTCATTTCCCGCATCACCCGATCATGCCTGGTGTGCTGGTCGTCGAGGCGCTGGCTCAGGCATGCGGTATTCTGGGCTTCAAGACAGTGAACAAGTTGCCTGCTGATGGTTATGTCTACTATCTGGTAGGTAGCGACAACGTGCGCTTCAAGCGCCCGGTCATGCCGGGAGACAGGCTTGAGCTTCGCGCCCAGGTGGAACGCGAGAAGCGTGGCATCTGGAAGTTCAAGTGCCAGGCCAGCATTGATGGCGAATTGGCCGTTGAGGCTGACATTACCTGTGCCGAGAGGAAGGTCGCTTGA
- the lpxB gene encoding lipid-A-disaccharide synthase has product MSESTQSVTAAESTSSLRRVFLVAGELSGDILGASLMRELKARHPDIEFRGLGGPRMQAEGLDSLFPLETLSVMGLVEVIRHLPELIRVRRVLREAAITWQPDIMIGIDAPDFNLGLERQLRETGIVTAHYVSPSVWAWRQGRVKGIARSVDAMLTFLPFEAAFYVKHKVPVAFVGHPLADDIAVDTDRQAERKQLGLDNDAEVLALLPGSRRNEIRFMGATFLEAASRLVEARPGLQVVIPAATPERHAELANLLISYPALEPHVTLLDGQAREAMVASDVVLLASGTAALEAMLCHRPMVVGYRMAPMTHAIARHLVKTEWISLPNLIAREALVPELIQDAASAEAIADQLAELLDDDARRTELEQRFVDMHRALQRNASRRAVDAIDALVERRPLPESVSADAVEARIVEGA; this is encoded by the coding sequence ATGAGCGAGTCGACACAGTCGGTCACGGCTGCTGAGTCAACCTCTTCTCTGCGCCGTGTCTTTCTGGTCGCCGGAGAGCTCTCCGGCGATATCCTTGGTGCGAGCCTGATGCGTGAGTTGAAGGCTCGTCATCCCGATATCGAATTTCGCGGCCTTGGTGGACCACGGATGCAGGCCGAAGGGCTGGATTCGCTGTTCCCGCTGGAAACCTTGTCGGTCATGGGGCTGGTTGAAGTGATCCGGCACCTGCCGGAACTGATTCGTGTGCGGCGAGTGCTGCGTGAGGCTGCCATCACCTGGCAACCGGATATCATGATCGGTATCGATGCTCCGGACTTCAACCTCGGCCTCGAACGACAGTTGCGTGAGACCGGCATCGTCACTGCACATTATGTCAGCCCCTCGGTCTGGGCGTGGCGGCAGGGGCGGGTCAAGGGCATCGCGCGTTCCGTGGATGCCATGCTTACTTTCCTGCCCTTCGAGGCCGCCTTCTACGTCAAGCACAAGGTACCGGTTGCCTTTGTTGGCCACCCGCTGGCCGACGACATTGCTGTTGATACGGATCGCCAGGCCGAGCGCAAGCAGTTGGGGCTCGACAATGATGCTGAGGTGCTGGCGTTGCTGCCAGGCTCGCGGCGCAATGAGATTCGCTTCATGGGTGCAACATTCCTCGAAGCTGCTTCGCGACTGGTCGAAGCGCGTCCCGGCCTGCAAGTGGTGATTCCGGCGGCAACCCCGGAGCGTCATGCAGAGCTGGCCAACTTGCTGATAAGTTATCCGGCGCTCGAACCGCATGTCACATTGTTGGACGGGCAGGCTCGCGAAGCCATGGTCGCCAGTGATGTAGTGCTGTTGGCCTCGGGGACCGCGGCGCTGGAGGCGATGCTCTGTCACCGTCCGATGGTCGTTGGCTACCGCATGGCGCCGATGACCCATGCCATTGCCCGCCATCTGGTCAAGACCGAGTGGATCTCATTGCCCAACCTGATTGCCCGCGAGGCATTGGTGCCGGAACTGATTCAGGATGCCGCGTCCGCCGAGGCCATTGCTGACCAGCTTGCCGAATTGCTCGACGACGATGCACGGCGTACTGAGCTGGAGCAGCGCTTTGTCGATATGCATCGCGCTCTACAGCGCAATGCCAGTCGGCGGGCGGTGGACGCGATCGACGCGCTGGTCGAGCGCCGTCCGTTACCGGAAAGCGTGTCGGCGGATGCGGTCGAGGCGCGCATCGTGGAGGGGGCCTGA
- the dnaE gene encoding DNA polymerase III subunit alpha: protein MSVPFVHLRVHSEFSLVDGLVRLKPYIKAGEQQGAPALALTDESNLFGLVKFYNGAQGAGIKPIIGSDLWLSNIHDPEHPYRLTLLAMNDVGYRNLTELISRGWMHGQRQGRAILDKAWVMEQSEGLIALSGGRDGEVGRYLLSDHQHEAHQVLEEWTSAFPGRFYLELTRTGRPLEEDCVHASVALALETDTPVVATNDVRFLAREDFWAHETRVSIGEGRALDDPRRERRYTEEQYFKSPTEMAELFADIPEAIENTVMIAARCSVDVRLGEIFLPEYGIPDGMTQDEFFRKISHDGLTERLDALYPLETHPRGTEEWAETEKRYRERLDFELNIILQMGFPGYFLIVMDFIQWAKDNDVPVGPGRGSGAGSLVAYAQKITDLDPIQYDLLFERFLNPERVSMPDFDVDFCMEKRDRVIDYVAERYGRNAVSQIVTFGTMAAKAVVRDVARAQGKPYSLGDKLSKLIPFEVGMTLGKAIEQEPQLKDFIDVDEDAQEIWEMALKLEGVTRGTGKHAGGVVIAPTKLTDFAPLLCDEEGNGLVVQFDKNDIEDAGLVKFDFLGLRTLTIIDWALEMVDKVRAVNDQGPLDIDTIPLDDGKTFEMLKKAETTAVFQLESRGMKELIKRLLPDSLEDMIALVALFRPGPLQSGMVDDFINRKHGRAEISYPHPDYQHELLKPVLNPTYGIILYQEQVMQIAQVMAGYSLGQADLLRRAMGKKKPEEMAKQRVGFMEGCEANGISADLAGNIFDLVEKFAGYGFNKSHSAAYALVSYQTAWLKAHYPGPFMAAVMSTEMDNLDKVVPLIEECRNLKLTVTPPDVNVGGYKFTVDDQGRVVYGLGAIRGVGEGPIGAIVEARSADGPFQDLFDFCRRVDPKRMNKRTLEALIRSGALDNLGPNRAVLAAALDDALRAAAQNQQNQNAGMMDLFGEAFVADEEESSDPYADYSRAREWTDRERLAGEKDTLGLYLTGHPIDEYETELARFVSTRIADLKPSREPQRVAGLVVGMRTMKSKRGDTMAFLTLDDRTGRIEASLFGELFDSVRAQLDNAEVLIIEGEVSSDDYSGGLRLRGKDVTPMVQARTRFGQAVEVSINAGNANGRLIDSLHQSLAPHRSEEGLPVRLRYRSHEACGWLEFDEQWKVMPSDELLIALREVEGQDGVRLKYR from the coding sequence ATGTCTGTCCCCTTTGTTCATCTGCGCGTTCACAGTGAATTTTCCCTGGTCGATGGGCTGGTGCGCCTCAAGCCCTACATCAAGGCGGGGGAACAGCAGGGGGCGCCGGCACTGGCACTGACCGATGAGAGCAACCTGTTCGGCCTCGTCAAGTTCTACAACGGTGCCCAGGGCGCCGGCATCAAGCCGATCATCGGCTCTGACCTGTGGCTGTCCAATATCCACGACCCGGAGCACCCCTACCGTCTGACACTGCTGGCGATGAACGATGTCGGCTATCGCAACCTGACCGAGCTGATCTCGCGAGGCTGGATGCACGGTCAGCGTCAGGGGCGGGCGATTCTCGACAAGGCCTGGGTCATGGAGCAGAGCGAAGGTTTGATCGCGCTGTCCGGGGGTCGTGATGGCGAGGTCGGTCGTTACCTGCTGAGTGATCATCAGCATGAGGCCCACCAGGTGCTGGAGGAGTGGACATCGGCCTTCCCCGGCCGCTTCTACCTCGAGCTGACCCGCACCGGCCGCCCTCTGGAAGAGGACTGTGTGCATGCCTCGGTGGCGCTGGCACTGGAAACCGATACGCCGGTGGTGGCGACCAATGACGTGCGCTTTCTCGCGCGAGAGGATTTCTGGGCTCACGAAACGCGGGTGTCGATTGGTGAGGGGCGTGCACTGGATGACCCGCGCCGTGAACGCCGCTACACCGAGGAGCAGTATTTCAAGAGCCCGACGGAAATGGCCGAGTTGTTCGCCGACATTCCCGAGGCCATCGAGAACACGGTGATGATCGCTGCACGCTGCAGCGTTGACGTGCGGCTTGGGGAAATATTCCTGCCCGAGTACGGCATTCCCGACGGCATGACCCAGGACGAGTTCTTTCGCAAGATTTCCCATGATGGTCTAACCGAGCGTCTGGATGCGCTGTATCCGCTGGAGACACATCCGCGCGGCACCGAGGAATGGGCTGAGACCGAGAAACGCTACCGTGAGCGTCTCGATTTCGAGCTCAACATCATTCTGCAGATGGGGTTCCCCGGTTACTTCCTGATCGTGATGGATTTCATCCAGTGGGCCAAGGACAACGATGTCCCGGTGGGGCCGGGTCGTGGCTCCGGTGCCGGCTCGCTGGTCGCCTACGCGCAGAAGATCACCGATCTCGACCCGATCCAGTATGACCTGCTGTTCGAGCGCTTCCTCAACCCGGAACGTGTCTCGATGCCCGACTTTGACGTCGACTTCTGCATGGAGAAGCGTGACCGGGTCATCGACTATGTGGCGGAGCGCTACGGGCGGAATGCGGTATCGCAGATCGTCACCTTCGGCACCATGGCCGCCAAGGCGGTGGTTCGTGATGTCGCTCGTGCTCAGGGCAAACCCTATTCGCTGGGTGACAAATTGTCCAAGCTGATCCCCTTTGAAGTGGGTATGACGCTGGGCAAGGCCATTGAGCAGGAGCCTCAGCTCAAGGATTTCATCGACGTCGATGAAGATGCCCAGGAAATCTGGGAGATGGCGCTCAAGCTCGAGGGGGTCACTCGCGGAACCGGCAAACACGCCGGTGGTGTGGTGATCGCACCGACCAAACTGACCGACTTCGCACCATTGCTGTGCGACGAGGAGGGCAATGGTCTGGTGGTGCAGTTCGACAAGAATGACATCGAGGATGCGGGTCTGGTCAAGTTCGACTTCCTCGGTCTACGAACGTTGACCATCATCGACTGGGCGCTGGAGATGGTCGACAAGGTGCGGGCCGTCAATGACCAGGGTCCGCTGGATATCGATACCATCCCGCTGGATGACGGCAAGACCTTCGAAATGCTCAAGAAGGCCGAGACGACCGCGGTCTTCCAGCTTGAATCGCGCGGCATGAAGGAACTGATCAAGCGCCTGTTGCCCGACTCGTTGGAGGACATGATCGCCCTGGTGGCCTTGTTCCGCCCGGGACCTCTCCAGTCCGGCATGGTCGATGACTTCATCAACCGTAAGCATGGCCGGGCCGAGATTTCCTATCCACACCCGGATTATCAGCATGAACTGCTCAAACCGGTACTGAACCCCACCTACGGCATCATCCTCTATCAAGAGCAGGTGATGCAGATTGCCCAGGTGATGGCTGGCTACTCTCTGGGTCAGGCTGACCTGTTGCGCCGCGCAATGGGCAAGAAGAAGCCGGAAGAGATGGCCAAGCAGCGCGTAGGGTTCATGGAGGGCTGCGAGGCCAACGGCATCAGTGCTGACCTGGCAGGTAATATCTTCGACCTGGTGGAGAAGTTTGCCGGTTACGGCTTCAACAAGTCGCACTCGGCAGCCTATGCACTGGTGTCCTACCAGACCGCCTGGTTGAAGGCGCACTACCCGGGACCGTTCATGGCGGCGGTGATGTCCACCGAAATGGACAACCTCGACAAGGTGGTGCCGCTGATTGAGGAGTGTCGCAACCTCAAGCTCACCGTGACGCCGCCTGACGTCAATGTTGGTGGTTACAAGTTTACCGTCGATGACCAAGGGCGAGTGGTCTACGGCCTCGGTGCCATTCGTGGGGTCGGTGAAGGCCCGATCGGGGCAATTGTCGAGGCGCGCAGTGCGGATGGTCCCTTCCAGGATCTGTTCGATTTCTGCCGCCGTGTGGATCCAAAACGCATGAACAAGCGTACCCTGGAGGCGCTGATTCGCTCTGGTGCATTGGATAACCTTGGCCCGAATCGTGCCGTACTGGCCGCAGCGCTGGACGACGCTCTGCGCGCTGCTGCACAGAACCAACAGAATCAGAATGCCGGGATGATGGATCTGTTCGGCGAGGCTTTTGTCGCCGACGAGGAGGAGTCTTCCGATCCTTACGCCGACTACAGCCGCGCTCGTGAATGGACCGATCGTGAGCGACTCGCGGGCGAGAAAGACACTCTGGGACTGTACCTGACCGGGCATCCTATTGATGAGTACGAGACAGAATTGGCACGCTTTGTCTCGACGCGTATTGCCGACCTCAAACCTTCACGGGAACCCCAGCGGGTGGCCGGTCTGGTTGTTGGTATGCGCACCATGAAATCCAAACGCGGCGATACCATGGCCTTCCTGACCCTCGATGATCGTACCGGGCGGATCGAGGCATCGCTGTTTGGCGAACTGTTCGATAGCGTGCGTGCTCAGTTGGATAACGCTGAGGTGCTGATCATCGAAGGCGAAGTGTCCAGCGATGATTACTCAGGCGGTCTGCGCTTGCGTGGCAAGGACGTCACGCCGATGGTGCAGGCACGTACACGCTTCGGTCAGGCGGTGGAGGTGTCGATCAATGCCGGCAACGCCAATGGACGCCTGATCGACAGCCTGCATCAGAGTCTGGCGCCCCATCGTAGTGAGGAGGGCTTGCCTGTCCGACTGCGTTACCGCAGCCATGAAGCCTGTGGTTGGCTTGAATTCGATGAGCAGTGGAAAGTCATGCCCAGCGACGAGCTGTTGATCGCGCTGCGTGAAGTGGAAGGTCAGGACGGGGTGCGACTGAAGTATCGTTGA
- the rnhB gene encoding ribonuclease HII: MAIAKRKAADLPPLVIDYQGQLLAGVDEVGRGPLVGSVVAAAVILDPERPIAGLNDSKALSARRREALDVEIRENALALCVAEASSDEIDTLNIYHATHLAMRRAIDGLMPAAEYLLVDGNRLPGHHVPGQAVVKGDARHPAIAAASILAKVARDAAMHVLHDCHPEYGFARHKGYPTAEHLAALERLGALPEHRRSFGPVKRQLALF, translated from the coding sequence ATGGCAATAGCGAAGCGCAAGGCTGCAGATCTACCGCCACTGGTCATCGACTACCAGGGCCAACTGCTGGCGGGTGTCGATGAAGTTGGCCGAGGACCACTGGTTGGGTCGGTAGTGGCCGCAGCCGTGATTCTCGACCCTGAGCGTCCCATTGCCGGGCTCAATGATTCCAAGGCCTTGTCGGCAAGGCGCCGTGAGGCACTGGACGTGGAAATTCGTGAAAACGCTCTGGCGCTGTGTGTGGCAGAGGCGAGTAGCGACGAAATCGATACCCTGAATATCTATCACGCCACGCATCTGGCGATGCGGCGTGCCATCGACGGGCTGATGCCGGCAGCGGAATATCTGTTGGTGGACGGCAATCGGCTGCCTGGGCATCATGTTCCGGGACAGGCGGTTGTCAAGGGCGATGCACGTCACCCTGCGATTGCCGCGGCCTCGATACTGGCCAAGGTGGCGCGTGATGCCGCAATGCATGTACTGCATGACTGCCATCCGGAGTATGGTTTTGCCCGCCACAAGGGCTACCCAACAGCGGAGCACCTGGCCGCACTCGAGCGCCTGGGGGCGTTGCCTGAGCACCGTCGCTCCTTTGGTCCGGTGAAGCGGCAACTGGCTCTATTCTGA
- the lpxA gene encoding acyl-ACP--UDP-N-acetylglucosamine O-acyltransferase, translating to MIHPTAIVDSGARLADDVEVGPFTVIGPDVEIGAGSVIGPHVVVKGPTILGERTRIFQFASVGEDCQDKKYQGEPTRLVMGDDNVVREGVTLHRGTVQDRGETIIGSRNLFMAYVHVGHDCTIGDDCILANQVTLAGHVHIGDHAIIGGLSAVHQFCFFGSHAMAGGGSIITKDTPSYVMINGNPAQVHGLNVIGLKRRGFSAEAIRALSDSYKLVYRQGLTVEQALVEIRARFSLAETDHFVASIEASTRGIIR from the coding sequence TTGATACATCCTACCGCCATCGTAGATTCTGGCGCGCGTCTGGCCGACGATGTCGAGGTGGGGCCATTCACTGTGATTGGCCCTGACGTCGAGATTGGGGCTGGTTCAGTCATTGGCCCTCATGTGGTGGTCAAGGGCCCCACGATACTGGGAGAGCGTACGCGGATCTTCCAGTTTGCCTCGGTCGGTGAAGACTGCCAGGACAAGAAATATCAGGGTGAGCCCACCCGTCTGGTGATGGGCGATGACAACGTCGTACGCGAGGGAGTCACGCTGCATCGTGGTACGGTTCAGGATCGCGGTGAGACAATCATCGGGTCGCGCAACCTGTTCATGGCCTATGTGCATGTCGGTCACGATTGTACGATCGGCGATGACTGTATCCTGGCCAATCAGGTGACGCTGGCCGGACACGTGCACATCGGTGACCATGCGATTATTGGTGGTCTGTCCGCCGTGCACCAGTTCTGCTTCTTTGGCTCCCATGCCATGGCTGGTGGCGGTTCGATCATCACCAAGGACACACCGTCTTACGTGATGATCAACGGTAACCCGGCTCAGGTGCATGGGCTCAATGTCATCGGACTCAAGCGTCGCGGCTTCAGTGCCGAGGCGATTCGTGCTCTGAGCGATTCCTACAAGCTGGTTTATCGTCAGGGATTGACGGTCGAGCAGGCACTGGTCGAGATTCGCGCGCGTTTTTCTCTGGCAGAAACCGACCACTTCGTCGCGTCCATCGAGGCTTCGACTCGCGGCATCATCCGCTGA
- a CDS encoding acetyl-CoA carboxylase carboxyltransferase subunit alpha produces MNPNYLDFEQPIAELQAKIEELRLVGNDSKVSLSDEISRLEEKSRKLTESIFKDLSPWQVSQLSRHPQRPYTLDYLEHVFTDFDELHGDREFADDAAIVGGVARLNDRPVMIIGHQKGRDVKEKVRRNFGMPRPEGYRKACRLMEMAERFKLPVLTFIDTPGAYPGIDAEERGQSEAIAYNLAVMSRLKTPIISTVVGEGGSGGALAIGVCDELMMLEYGTYSVISPEGCASILWKSAERASDAAQAMGITATRLKELGFVDTLIKEPLGGAHRFPQQTAERVRDAICDGLERLDALDTDALLERRYKRLMSYGAPA; encoded by the coding sequence ATGAACCCGAACTATCTCGATTTCGAACAGCCCATCGCCGAGCTTCAGGCCAAGATCGAAGAGCTGCGTCTGGTCGGTAACGACAGCAAGGTCAGCCTCAGCGATGAGATTTCTCGACTCGAGGAAAAAAGCCGCAAGCTGACCGAGTCCATCTTCAAGGATCTTTCGCCCTGGCAGGTATCCCAGCTGTCGCGTCACCCTCAGCGGCCCTACACGCTCGATTATCTGGAGCACGTGTTCACCGATTTCGATGAACTGCATGGTGATCGTGAGTTTGCTGATGATGCGGCCATCGTTGGTGGTGTGGCGCGTCTCAATGATCGTCCGGTGATGATTATCGGTCACCAGAAGGGCCGTGACGTCAAGGAGAAGGTGCGCCGCAACTTTGGTATGCCGCGCCCTGAAGGCTACCGCAAGGCCTGTCGTTTGATGGAGATGGCCGAGCGTTTCAAGTTGCCGGTACTGACCTTCATTGATACGCCAGGCGCTTATCCCGGCATTGATGCCGAAGAGCGTGGCCAGAGTGAAGCCATCGCTTATAACCTGGCCGTCATGTCGCGCCTGAAGACACCGATCATCTCCACGGTAGTGGGTGAGGGTGGCTCCGGTGGAGCACTGGCGATCGGCGTCTGTGATGAGCTGATGATGCTCGAGTACGGCACCTATTCGGTGATCTCACCGGAAGGCTGTGCTTCGATCCTGTGGAAGAGCGCCGAACGTGCCTCGGATGCGGCTCAGGCGATGGGCATCACTGCCACGCGGCTCAAGGAGCTGGGCTTCGTCGATACCCTGATCAAGGAACCGTTGGGCGGTGCGCATCGTTTCCCGCAGCAGACCGCCGAGCGAGTTCGTGATGCCATCTGCGATGGCCTCGAGCGTCTTGATGCCCTCGATACTGATGCTCTACTCGAGCGTCGCTACAAGCGCCTGATGAGCTACGGCGCGCCTGCCTGA